The following DNA comes from Triticum aestivum cultivar Chinese Spring chromosome 3D, IWGSC CS RefSeq v2.1, whole genome shotgun sequence.
ATCCAGTTAGGGAAATCTTTGCTCAGATACCCTCGTATAGCAAGTTGTTCAAGAGTCCTAGGAGGTAAGAGCTGCTCCAGCACCAATTTACACTCCACTGCAGATGTCTCCTTCTCTCGATCCCACTGAAGACTTagtcgcagaagatccgatctatcATGCAGTTTGGCTCTCTCGGCATCTTCTGGACTCATGACATTCTCAAGGCATTCAACTTGAAGATCAGGACAAGTCAACTGCGAAAGCTCCACTATACTGCTAAATCCTGTATTGTGTACCTCACGTACAGGGTGTATTAACCGTCCTTGCAAACCTAAATGCTCAATAGCGAGATCAGCCTCATGTGCTACACAATGATTAGCCGACGTGAATAGAAACTGGGTAAGAGTAGTCATTGTCTGGATGCCATTTGGAAAGGTAGTGAGAGATGTGTCATGCATGTCCAATGAACGAAGCTTAAGGTTATAAAACGAGGAAGGGAGCCTTTCGAGCATTATGGAATATGAAAGATCGAGATGCCTTAGCTTAAACAACTTACAGAATGAATCTGGCAGCAGTTTTAGCTTAGGACAACTGGCTAGGTTTAAAGATTCTAGCTTGTAAAGCAAGCCAAAACAATTGGGGAGTTCCTTAAGTTCATGGCAATCTGAAAGATCTAGCCCTTTCAGATTCCTTAGCCGGCAGAATGATTCTGGTAGCACTGAAACTTTGTGGCAGGAAGAGAGCTTCAAGAATACCAGATTTTGAAGGTCGCCAAAATTATTTGGCAGGTTTTCTAGctcatggcaatttgataggtccaAATGCTCTAAAGACTCAAGGGAAACATTGTCGCATAGTCGGGTTAGCATGGAGCAACCTGACAAGTTTAGGAATACGAGTTTTGCAAGGCCAACCAAAGATGTTGGTAGCTTATTAAGGTTGCTATTACCAGACAGGTCCAAATAGCGAAGTTTGTGGAGGCTACATATATTGTCAGGCATGGTTTCAAGTGAGCAATTGGACATAATCAGAGTTTGCATATTTTGAAGCGTATGGAGAGACCTAGGAAGTGATGCAATTGGCAAGCCCGACACATCAAAGTACCTAAGCAACTGCAGTTCATCTATGGAAAATGGTGGCATTACTAAACATCCACCTCTTTGTGAGGAACTTAGATCCAAGATACGCATGTACCTGAATCTAGAAAATGCATTTTTGGGGAGTTGCAGCTCTTGAGAATCCCTAAAATGGAGGGATCTAAGCTTGAGTGGCAGATGTTTGAAGGCATGGGACTGATTCTTGTATTTAATCAACTGTGCATGTCGGCAATGGATAGGTTTGTCCATTTTCTTTGGTTCAGTACCATCCATAACAAGGAATTCCTCAGCAGCAATTATTGTTACAAGTTCATGCACAAAATCATGCATGGTGATCTCCTGAGGAACTTTACTGTGCATGGAACTTGGACCAACCTGCAGAGGTAGAAAACAGAAATGCATTGGACATCTTACATATAGTTACAAGGTGATTAATCATTTCGCGACCAAATAATTGGAGATATTGTTGCGGAGACATATGTAATTGGAGATTTTGTTTAAATTATAATTGAGATCAATAACACATTTTTCTATTGATACCAATATGTTAACATCCACACACTAATATCAACATTAGGATTGTAATAATGTGGTACCATTGAACATAAGTTGTATGCACTCTCTCCATTTCAAAATATTATGCACATTTGCTTCTATTTTTTGTCGAACATTATAAAAATTGAAAACTTTAAAAGAAAaacatatcaacatctacaataccaataAATTTTTTTGCACCAAAACCAATTTGCATATAATTTTCAAATGAAGGGAGTTGTATTTTTTAACAACATTTATTATCAGGAAATTCAAAGCCTCTTCATTGCTACCTCCATTTCGTAATATctgtccatttgcatttttcaCATCCTTTAAAAATGAAAATGGTAAATGGAGTACCTAGAAGTGTTGTTCTGAGAAATTTTCTCCTTAAAAGTGATTTGTGAAGAGAACTGTGGCAACAAAAGTAAAACAAAAGGGTTGTTTCCGAAAGTTTAAATGCAAACAATGTAAGGGGTTTAGACTTTCCATCTTTTTCCCTGGTCGATACAAGACCAATATAGGACGATAACGAACTACAACCATCGAGCGCTCTTGCACTTAGTCGGTTCCTAGCCGGCAATTTTACCATTAATGTAAGAGAGATTATATGTGTTCTTGAGAATAGCTTGTTGATCTTGGTGGGAGTTCATCCTAGTGACCTAGTGTTTTTCTTGTTGCCCTTGAAGAGTGTGCGCCTCCTAGGTGGTTAGGGTCACTTAGAAGCCTTCTAGTTGCGGAGGAGCTCAGAAATTTGTTCAAGGCCCGAGATTTCCTACTGTGTGTGAAGATCTACCATAAATGAGCTTGGAGTTTGTGTGCATGGATAAGGTGTGCTAGGTGAGCTTATAACTGGTGGTGTTAGGACTTCGTGTATGAACCTCCACCAACATGAACATAGAATTTCCCCAACAATTGGAACTATGGGATACATCTATGTGTTTGTGATCCCTTTATCTTGCTCATTTGCATTGCAACTTCCGCTCCCGTTTTGTACTTTTATTAAATTAGCATGTTTAGGATGTTCTAGGCAACTAGTCTAAAGAGGGTTAAATTGCCTAAAACTTCATAAGCACCTATGCACCCCCACTGGAAACACAACTTTTAATAGGCGTTGCATGAGTGTGTGTGTACGGTGATGGTGTAGTGTGTATGTGCGTCTATGTTATACTTGGTGCTTCTCAAAACAAAACACCACTCCCATATGTAATCCTAACAGGAATGTGCCACCGCCAACTTCCTCCACTCCACCTTTGAACTATCTGTCCTAGTTACCTATTGGTAACCAAAAAAACTGCTCGATGACCAAAACCGTGTTTTGAAGAATCGATAGAGCCCAAAGCTTAAAGCATCGGTGAGGGGAGTGAGTGGCGGTGGAAGATGAGTTTGGGACAAAAGAGGAGAAAACACGTCAATAGTGATTCGTGCGGTCTCTGGACCATCACTACATATGACCAATCATGCAAACATCTAAGGAGCAAATCCACAGTAAACATTCTATAGTTGACTAACAAGGGAACACCCCCTAGTAGTAAACTAGCAATAACTATAATTTTTACTACTATGGTTTTTGTAGTTTCTTTGGTTCCCTACTACTGCCAAGAAGGCACCAATCTTAGTCCAAAAGAGAAAGAGTATCCATCCAAGAAGACAATGGACATTGTCAAAACATGTAGTATACCTTGAGGGATAAAGTATATACACAACAAGTTTTTGCTAAAACAGAGTTATCAAATGTAGTAGATTAAAGAATATTCAAATATATAAAATTGCGATCCAGTTTTAAGGCGGAACATATGGACAAAACTGAAAAGTGATTTGGTGCTCTATTTTTGACATCGCTTTGTTCAACAAAGATTGGCTTTAAAAGAAAGAACCATTTATTAGGATAGAGAAACTCAAACAAAATTGGCGTGAATGCTGGTATATGAAAacggtactccctctgtaaactaatacaagaccttttagatcactaaaatagtgctAAAAGATcatatattagtttatagaggtaGTACTTTATTGCTTAATCAGAGGTCCACGTATTGGTTAGCACAAGGCAAGTATATAATAATACATATACCCTGTCAAAAGTAAGGAAGGAAACACGAGAAATGTTAGGCACTAACCGAAGAAGATTCTGAAATTTGAAGAAATGACATCCCCAAAAGGTACTTGAGGCATCTTTGACCATCATACCCTGGATAAGTATATCCAAGAGCATTCCATTGCTGGACCAGCCGGTTGGTGTCTATAATGAAGCCCTTGGGGAAAGCTGCCAAATAAGTGAAACATATTTTAAACTCTGACTTCATGTAGTGATAGCTCAACTTGAGGGATTGCAATGTTTCCTTTTGATGTATGCCTTTCAGACCCAAATCAACCATCCTCTCTTTTATATCTTGCCATGCTTTGATGGACTTGTCCTCCGACATTACTTGCCCAAAAGCATTTGCCACGAGCGGTAGGCCCCCACATTTTCCCGCAATAGCATATCCGATTTTTTCCAAGGTAGTTTGGTCATCACCAGGGCCAAATGCCCTTATCTTCATTAGGTCCCAACAATCATCTATTGACAAAATACCCAAATTGATTTGGTCATGCACAAGCGCGACACAAATTTTCCCTGCATTTGCAAGAACACCAGTGTGCAGGCCACTTTGCACTACGCGTTGGTTTCGCGTAGTTACTATAATCTTGCTACCATTCGAGCCATATTGTAACATCTGCTTCAATCCTTCAAGCTTACTAACATTTTCTTCCCAAAGATCATCCAAAACAATCAAATATTTTTTACCAGTAAGTTCATCTTTAAGACTCTGATGTAGAGACTGCAAAGTACAATTGTCAAGGTTGATACCAGTATTTATACTTTTGAGGATGGAACTCACAATTTTACGCAAATCAAAATTGGTAGACACATGAACCCAGGCTCGGATGTCGAAGATGTTGACCCTCTTGTCTCCATATACTGACTGGACCAATGTTGTCTTCCCTATACCACCAAGCCCCACAACTGGAATGATGGAGATATGCTCATTATATTCGGTTCCCAATAGCAAACTGATTAACTTGTCCTTTTCAGCACCCCTCCCCTGCATTCCACTTGTGATGCCTCCATCGCTGATGGCTGCAAATGTTTCTTTGCTTCTGCTCCCTTCAGTCGGTGTTTCACAAGCCAGCTTGAACACCCTGCCCTCGTTAACTAATTCTACTATTCTCTTCCCCACATCCTCCAAATTGTGGGGTCTGGTTATCCACTGGTATGCTTGATTGTTCCGGGAAAAGAACACCTTGAGCAATGAAAAATAATTGAATAGTGAAGTCACATAATTGTAAATTGAGTTTTGTACTTATCTAGGAAAGTTGGTAACAGAATTGCGTCAAATATAAttatacaaggtaggttacagttgaaaTTAAATTTAAACTGTGCGTAAACAGAGTAAGAGTCGTATTCTAATAGAACACTTGTATCCCTAGGCCTCGTATACAATGTGAAGGTAGACATACGAttgtaatttatgtcaacataatAGCATAGATACGCAGGGAAGCCGACGACGTGTGCCGACACCCGGATGGCTGCGTGCGATATTATAGTGGTGTCATGTGGAGGAACGCGCATAGTCAGGCCCCGTGAATGTAGTCATATTGGTGAACCTCATTAACAAGTATCGTTGTCATGCCTCGTATGATTGCTTGTTTCTCGGGTAATCGACTAGCGCCTCGGATTATTCCAACAAAGGGATATCGAGTAAGGTTTGAAGAGGCTGCGGAGTTGATCTAGAGGACGTCGTGTTCGATCGACGGAGCCGCTGCGGAGATCGGAGGGACCTATGATGAGATCTAAGTTGTTTGTGTTTGAGGTCAAAAGAAAGATCAAGAACTGTCAAAGCGGTGAAAAGCAGTAGCAAGTATTGATCAAAGCGTGATCGGATTGAAGTCGGAGGGATCAACGCCTATCGGCGTGAGGTGAGTATTTAACGAAAAACTACCACAATTTGTCAAACCGTGCCCACAAACTGTCACTTTACAAATTTGTGCCGAAAACTACCACTTTCTTACCAATTTTTCCTTAAAAACTACCATGTCTGTAAATCGACCGATTCGTCCATTTTAAACGCGCTTATGACAAGCTTGGCCCGCATGTAAGTGCTAGCATGGCATCGTAAGGTCCACTTGCCAGGTTGACCGTTGACATGTTATGACAAGTGTGGGCCGAAATACTTTTTTGAAATGCAATCAGGTCCCTATAGATTTTTTTAGAAGCAACCGAGTCCCTGTAATATAAAATAAAAAGCAATCAGATCCCGCCGGCGAGCTCATCAACAACTCTGTGGGCGATGGCCGGTCTCTCTCCCGTAGCCCCGACGCCACAGCAGCCAGCGGCAAGTGGCGTGTAGGCATGCAGCAACTGCGAGAGTGGCAAGCGGcagcagaggcttgcggcggcggcaagCGGGAGCAACGGCAAGCAGTGGCGGTGGCGGAAGCAAGCAGCAGCTGTGGACAACAAGTGGGAGCGACAGCAAGTAGCAGCAAGCGGCGGTCGCGCATGGCTAGCTAGCTCCGGCTGGCGCAGTGCGTGcatgagctagctagctagctagctctggcTACGTCCGTCGTGAACTAGCTAGCTTCggccggccgcggtgagcgcgtgAGCTAGGTAGCTAGCTCCGGCTGCGTCCGTCGTGAGCTAGCTAGCTCCGGCTGCGTCCGTCGTGAGCTAGCTAGCTCCGGCTGGCCGCGTGGTCCCGATCGAGGGTGAGCGGGCAGGGAGAAGTTACCACCACCTGGCGCTAATCAGGTTTAATTTTTGGCTAATCAGTCATTAAGTCGATGTGGTACTTTTTTAGTTAAAGATTAGAGAAAAAGTGATAGTTTTTGGCACAAATTTATAAAATGATAGCTTATAGGCACGGTTTGATGAATTGTGAtaattttttgttaaatactccgtTCGGTGTGTGTACACGAGAAATATCAGGATTCTGCCTCCGTGAGATATTTGTCTTTGACATCAAAATGCTCTTTATTGCCAGGTACTATCTTTTACAAGAGTATCAACAATTTCTACGGCTAGATTTTCATCCACCCCGCACAAACCTTTCTTGGTGAGATTGATCGTCGCGGCGGTGGCGTACGTAACGCGTGTGAGCAGCAGCCCTAGCGACGCGTACGGCAAGATGcttgcttttctttttctttgaggaAAGGCAAGAGGCTTGCTGGTGGCGTGCGCTTGTGCATCGTGGGGCATGAGGCCCAGGCCCGAGCATGCCTGGTGGGCGTGGCTTAATTAAGTTAGCATAGGCTGGCTGGAGGGGCAAAGCCGGGCGGGATCGGGTCGAGGCAGTGCGTGCGTACGAGCCAGAGGCAAAGGGCATGGGACACAGTGAGATTTGTTTTGCAAAAAATTGGAACAAGTCCCGGGAGGAACAGAGTTGCATACGGTGCACTAGGGCATTCGAAAAGAGATGCACGAGTGGTGCAAACCAGTACGTGTGTGGCGTGTTCTTGCTAAAGGAGAGCCAATGTGCAAGAGGGCTACacaagttttttttttgtttttttaaggatAGAGGGCTACACAAGTTGTACGTGCATTTTTTTGTGCATAGGCATCACTTTGAGGAATCTTTTTGGAGCGGAGATGCGCCGTGCCAAATCTCAACGTTGGCTGTGGAcagttatgtactccctccgtctcataatgtaagacgttttttcagTTGGCTAGTGTAAGACGTTTTTTTAACacgacactagtgtcaaaaaacgtcttacattatgggacggggaAGTAGTTCAGGATTAATCATGGATATGTCAAGGTTGTTCGGACAAGTTTCAATGGAGGAGACGTGTGTTTAAGGCTCAGAGGAGTGTGGAGCATATCGTGGCAAGATCATGCATACACAGTGCATCAAGCAATGCACTGAGATGTGCAGGGGCGGACACAATGCGCGGTGCATCATGGTTGCTTTCGGAAATTTTCAGTTGGGTTGGACAAGGCAATCTGATGCCTCAACATGGATGTTTGTCAAAACAGAAGACGACGGAGATTTCAGTGACGATGACACAAGAGCGCGATGCTGATGGTGGCTGATTTCTGGGCCGTAGAAACACGTGGTGCAGTCCAGAGGACTTGTGCGGCTTCGACGGGACAATGGTGCAAGGTTGATTCAAGGCAATGTACACATTAGAGAGCTCGAAGTCGACGGGGCATGGGGTAGCATGTCGCAGctccatggagtcatgttgaaggtggagctggagttgATGGACGACTTCACTCTATGCAGATGGAGGGGCTACGTCGTAAGAGCTCAGAGAGTCGAAGCCTGTTTCAGCGGGAAAATGAGAGGCACCTGGCTCAATGATATGAAGGAGATGGGATACTCGGCATCGGTTAGTGATGATCGGTGATTCTCTGTAGTACgcgttgagtggtgtgggttcgcgaccctaaGGACTCGATGAGGATAACAGAGAGTCAGCGTAGTGATAGCGACTAGGCAAGTGGTAAGCACGGGACACAACGACGAGCCAATGCACTGGTGGTCAAACATGTGATCACACAAAGCGTGGAGAGGGTGCTAAAGCAGTGTTGACAAGTACCATATTCAAGTTGAAGACTTGTATATCGGTGCCGGTTGATGGATGAGAGTTGACATGAATAATTTGAGAGTGTAGATGaccgtatattctgtggtgttcagtgcacatggcaaagtgcggatgacaaaATACAGAAGGAGGCGAAGTGCTATAGCGACTGGAGATGTCAGAGGCTATCCGAAAAAGGGTGAGACTACAGCAAATTTTGACTTAGGGTGACACAGGACAACGATGAAATTCCTTCAAATTTGAGGTAGAAAGTAAAGAAAGAGTTATGATGTTGAGTTCAGATAACTCTTATATGTGGTGTCCAACATGTGATGAGTTGACTTTCACATAGATCAGTGATCAACCTGTAATGGTGTTGAATGGATATTCCGAAAGTTGGGAACACAAAGCTCGAGTACCAGCAGTGCTTATGGTATAATCTCAAATCCAATGTACATGGAGATTCGACACATGGATGAATCCAAGTGATAGAGAATATtcgtcaaggtggagtttgttggaatTGTGTTGAATACAATTTTACGAGATATGTTATAGGTGGACTTGGATTTAAACTTTGTGTAGACATGGtaggagtcgtgtcctaatagggcACATGTGTCTCTATGCCTTTTATATAATGTgaaggtagacacacgatgtaatttATGCCAACATAATAGGACAGACACGTAGGGGAGCGGACGGCGTCTGCCAGCAGTGGGCGGCATGCGGTATTGTAGC
Coding sequences within:
- the LOC123075549 gene encoding putative disease resistance protein RGA4, which produces MVGVGEMIVSAVVKQIASRLIKIVGDEIALHWKFKGEVDKMMQKMKDLAAMMHDADNKVSQGGEVGKEVGRWLLKLKSVAYDLEDLLDDLDTKNNEAKLKVFFSRNNQAYQWITRPHNLEDVGKRIVELVNEGRVFKLACETPTEGSRSKETFAAISDGGITSGMQGRGAEKDKLISLLLGTEYNEHISIIPVVGLGGIGKTTLVQSVYGDKRVNIFDIRAWVHVSTNFDLRKIVSSILKSINTGINLDNCTLQSLHQSLKDELTGKKYLIVLDDLWEENVSKLEGLKQMLQYGSNGSKIIVTTRNQRVVQSGLHTGVLANAGKICVALVHDQINLGILSIDDCWDLMKIRAFGPGDDQTTLEKIGYAIAGKCGGLPLVANAFGQVMSEDKSIKAWQDIKERMVDLGLKGIHQKETLQSLKLSYHYMKSEFKICFTYLAAFPKGFIIDTNRLVQQWNALGYTYPGYDGQRCLKYLLGMSFLQISESSSVGPSSMHSKVPQEITMHDFVHELVTIIAAEEFLVMDGTEPKKMDKPIHCRHAQLIKYKNQSHAFKHLPLKLRSLHFRDSQELQLPKNAFSRFRYMRILDLSSSQRGGCLVMPPFSIDELQLLRYFDVSGLPIASLPRSLHTLQNMQTLIMSNCSLETMPDNICSLHKLRYLDLSGNSNLNKLPTSLVGLAKLVFLNLSGCSMLTRLCDNVSLESLEHLDLSNCHELENLPNNFGDLQNLVFLKLSSCHKVSVLPESFCRLRNLKGLDLSDCHELKELPNCFGLLYKLESLNLASCPKLKLLPDSFCKLFKLRHLDLSYSIMLERLPSSFYNLKLRSLDMHDTSLTTFPNGIQTMTTLTQFLFTSANHCVAHEADLAIEHLGLQGRLIHPVREVHNTGFSSIVELSQLTCPDLQVECLENVMSPEDAERAKLHDRSDLLRLSLQWDREKETSAVECKLVLEQLLPPRTLEQLAIRGYLSKDFPNWMTDIASHLPSLTYLKLYDLDICDPLPPLGQLPNLRSLYMENMPNIEEIGKELYGEGHPTFIKLRVINLQGMQNLVEWLTTQSGAENEEILIPNLHKLEIVDCPQLKFLPYPPRSMCWRLDNSNSDDMVSERVSLKVSSYNLLCRMSIINCNFSRDKWHSLRHFNTLEIFDVISCSGLRALPEVFKSFTSLKKLYLISIKGLETLPEWLGDLTFLEVIMIASPGKLTSLPESVQKLTALKELRLWRCRSLAKLPDGIGCCTSLERLDIKGCHKLTFLPESVKNLPALKSLWLVYCKRLALPEWLGQLICLEELAFSSRPNLTSSLTSMQKLTALKTIRLQCSDMTAFPRCLGQLISLHLLIICDSPNLTSLPESICNHAVLKSLAITSTCPSLIEWCNGKGNPKINVPFGMTRSEQLFGSEEEECEEEEEYEEEEEYEEEEEEVEEEEVDMPLATNWNKILVIFILCSMILLYYLSPEMNVPAGRRRRIKATAWHWDN